One window from the genome of Blastocatellia bacterium encodes:
- a CDS encoding long-chain fatty acid--CoA ligase encodes MAPTPTTINELFAHAIERHRDKPDLLNYKSEGWWIHVSAEQLWRDVRSYALGFYALGVRPRDHVALLSENRIEWTLTDLALLAVGAVSVPLHATQAVGQIEFILRDSGARWFVLSTSDQYSRIRDALRRNETIKRVITFDRIATDDNLLLFSSLKEEGEKLSLSHPHLYDDLRRSVQPDDVATLLYTSGTTGEPKGVILTHANIATNVRASLDVLMSEGEETVLSVLPLSHSFERQAFYCHLSRGSSIYYAESLDKVGDNLREVRPTMLVGVPRMFEKMQEKIIATVEALPERRRRLLRWALSVARRWAELKSRRQPVDPLLEVQYDAASAFLLSRIKTGAGLDRLRSMISGGASLSPETALFFFGLGIEIFQGYGLTETSPVVSVNPPGANKIGTVGKPIPGVEVKIADDGEILVRGPNVMRGYYNRPDETAASFTPDGWFKTGDVGYLDEDGYLVITDRKKDLIKTSGGKYVSPQMLEGLLVSSPLISQAVVVGNERKFPAALIVPQMELLRRRAAERGITVNHDEELIAHPQVIALVQEEVDRLMQDVSSYERIKRIALLPTPLTIEGGELTPTLKARRRVIETKYRDVIDALYQES; translated from the coding sequence ATGGCGCCGACGCCGACGACGATCAACGAGCTGTTCGCCCACGCCATTGAGCGGCACCGGGACAAGCCCGACCTTCTCAACTACAAGTCCGAAGGATGGTGGATCCACGTATCTGCCGAGCAATTGTGGCGTGACGTTCGTTCGTACGCATTGGGGTTTTATGCGCTTGGCGTCCGCCCCCGAGATCACGTCGCGTTACTCTCGGAGAATCGTATCGAGTGGACGCTGACCGACCTGGCGCTTCTGGCGGTGGGAGCCGTGAGCGTCCCGCTGCACGCGACACAGGCCGTCGGCCAGATTGAGTTCATCCTCCGCGATTCGGGCGCCCGCTGGTTCGTCCTCTCGACCTCCGATCAATATAGCCGCATTCGCGACGCGCTCCGCCGAAATGAAACGATCAAACGGGTCATCACCTTTGACCGGATAGCCACCGACGACAATCTCCTGTTGTTTTCCTCCCTCAAGGAGGAAGGGGAAAAGCTCTCGCTCTCCCACCCCCACCTCTACGATGACCTGCGTCGCAGCGTACAGCCGGATGATGTCGCCACGTTGCTCTACACTTCGGGAACGACGGGCGAGCCGAAAGGAGTCATCCTCACCCACGCCAACATCGCGACCAATGTTCGGGCGTCGCTCGATGTCCTCATGAGTGAGGGCGAAGAGACGGTGCTCTCCGTTTTACCCCTCTCGCACAGTTTTGAACGGCAGGCATTTTATTGCCACCTCTCCCGGGGGAGTTCCATCTATTATGCGGAGTCGCTCGACAAGGTCGGTGACAATCTGCGCGAGGTTCGACCCACGATGCTCGTCGGCGTGCCGCGCATGTTCGAGAAGATGCAGGAGAAGATCATCGCAACGGTTGAGGCTCTGCCGGAGCGACGGCGGCGGCTTCTCCGTTGGGCGTTGTCGGTGGCCCGTCGGTGGGCGGAACTGAAATCGCGTCGGCAGCCCGTTGATCCGCTGCTCGAAGTGCAATATGACGCGGCGTCAGCCTTTCTCCTGTCGAGGATCAAGACGGGAGCCGGTCTGGATCGCCTCCGCTCGATGATTTCCGGCGGAGCCTCGCTCTCACCGGAGACGGCGCTCTTTTTCTTCGGTCTGGGAATCGAGATTTTCCAGGGCTATGGGTTGACGGAGACCTCACCGGTCGTCTCGGTCAATCCTCCGGGGGCGAATAAGATCGGGACGGTGGGGAAACCTATTCCCGGCGTTGAGGTGAAGATTGCTGACGATGGCGAAATTCTCGTTCGCGGGCCGAATGTGATGAGGGGCTATTACAATCGGCCCGACGAAACGGCCGCCTCTTTCACTCCCGATGGATGGTTCAAAACGGGCGACGTCGGCTATCTGGATGAAGACGGATATCTGGTGATCACCGACCGGAAGAAAGATTTGATCAAGACGAGCGGCGGCAAATACGTCTCCCCGCAGATGCTCGAAGGATTGCTCGTCAGCAGTCCGCTCATCAGCCAGGCCGTCGTCGTCGGCAATGAGCGAAAGTTTCCAGCTGCCCTGATCGTCCCGCAGATGGAGTTGCTCAGACGACGAGCGGCCGAGAGAGGCATCACCGTCAATCATGACGAAGAACTCATCGCTCATCCGCAGGTCATCGCCCTCGTTCAGGAGGAAGTAGATCGCCTGATGCAGGACGTCTCGTCCTACGAGCGCATCAAGAGGATCGCCCTCCTTCCCACTCCTCTGACCATCGAAGGGGGAGAACTGACGCCGACGCTGAAGGCCCGTCGCCGGGTGATCGAAACGAAGTATCGTGACGTCATTGACGCGCTTTATCAGGAGAGCTAA